Part of the Vigna unguiculata cultivar IT97K-499-35 chromosome 3, ASM411807v1, whole genome shotgun sequence genome, TAGAGCCTCTAGGTAGGGTTCCATTTGTGCTGcccacatttgataattttcgCCACTGAAAACTGGTGGTGCTATTGCTGAGAAACTTGAATCTCCTTCCATTCTTTCAGATTGTTCtatgataccaattgttagtaaTTTTTCTGTGAAAGTCAAAGGTATTTCTCATTCAACACATTACAGAAAACATTACAATGTTAAAGGCTACAAAAGAAACATAACTGCACACACTTCCCACACAACATAACTGTCCGCAAATAAAAAACTGACAGAAAAACAAACTGAGATAAAAAACTGtttgtgaaattgaaaaacACTTCTCTAACATTAACTGTTATTGAGACGCCTTGCAAGTGATAGACCTCACAGAACAATTTTGCTATTACTTATTTAACCCTTTTAGAGGTTATTCCATCATTCTTCatctatttcaattttattcataaGTATGTAGTTTACTTTTCATTATTTCGTTCATGTGTATTCTATCTCAATTTTATATGGTAGAATACTTCAATTCTATTATAtacatcttatttttttttaaataaattcatagttctttacttatttttaatcacATGTTTTTCTagtgattgaattttttttctttaatattctCATAAGATTAGTTTATGATTTGAAACAATCAAGAGATTCAACTCTTAACACATCTATATAACACATATAACACATCTATGTATCATATGTGTTATTCTTCCCAAGCTTCGTAGCATCCCATTGAGTTAGTACCTCTAATAGTAAACTATTGAAATTGGGTATATTGATGGAAAATTAGCTTcgaagaaaaaacataaagtatACAGGTacgatgaaaagaaaaaaaaaaaagatcttgaaggaattttttatgattaatgaCAAAACAAAATGCAagtttatacaaaaattataggtataattaatgatttagtgtcctaatttttggtttagttcaatttggtccctttattatTGGTTGGTTCAAGTTAGTCCCCCAATTATTAGAAaggattcaatttggtcatctccattaagttggagttaacaccgtgtccgtacaggacatgTGTCAAGcggtaaattttaattttttttttaatttttaattttatatttctagaTATttataagctgccacgtgtcaggttgTCATGTTACGTGGTAGCATGACACATGACAGTggtaatagttattttcaatttagtttcctatttaaatttttggttcaatttagtatctatATTTCTTAAATCAATCCAATTTTGTCCtcccaatttgagaccaaattagtaaataaacttaattataaaacttatatatacatgttaaaataagttttttgaatttatacatcaaatcattatacctaaatattcaaattattttattttttacaagtgtaaaaaatttcaagtgtaaaaaagtacaaaggtaaaaatgtaaaaaatagactaatttgaGTGTTTAGGTGggatgatttgatgtatatattcaaaaaaattattgtaatatgtatatataaattgtaattaagcttatttaataatttggtctcaaatttgaGAGGCCAAAATTcagttgttttaaaaaataggagtactaaattgaattaaaaatttaagtaggggactaaattgaaaacaactattaccatTGACATGTGTCAAGATGGTAAACTGTCACGTGGGACAACGATAACCTAACACGtggtaatttataaatttttagaaaaaaaattaaaaatttcaggATTTGACACGTGTCTTGTACGGACAGTGTTCattccaacttaacggagaggacaaaattgaacatttttaaataattgggggactaaattgaacaaaccaataATAAGggtacattttaaaatactctggggactaaattgaacaaaccaaaaaattaggggactaaatcagtaattataccaaaattatatatatgagaGAGTGGATTGGAAAACGAACTGAAAATGAATAAACACAGATGTGTTTGTGCAATTAGAAAAGGCAACAGCAACACCCAAAACGGATAGAAACTTGCAAGAGAGAAACAGTGAACCACGGAATTGTTACCCAGGTTTGTTCTGCATAAGAATTCGTCTAGAAGCAAACAAATCCGCCGTCGTTTATTACCTTTTTCTAGTTTTTATCTTAGCTCGCTGTGTTATAAACTCGTGAGTTTACATAAGGTTGAGCGAGTTTGCTCCAGTTTTCACAAACCTACTAGAAAACGATTCTACTTATGAATTAACTAGGTTTCAAGTGTGTGGGAACGTAAAGTTGTTCGATTTTCTACGTTCTAGCCCACCTTGCTCACAGTCTTATATCTTTCTGCGTTGTTTTCTGTTCTTCCTATTATTTCATACGCAATACAAACATTGTGTAGGTGCAGGAGTAAGGTTTCTTCGAATTTTTGAACGGGCACGGTCACAATCTTAATCCCCTCAATCTTCCTGACTTTTCTGACGACTAAGGCAAAATTTAGGGAAACGATGGGAGGTATTTCAAAGTTGTTACTGAtttttatgttatctttttGCTCTGCTCTATTTTCCTTTCCCTTGATTTTCTTACGCTTTAAGTGTTCGTAGGGACACAAACtgagagagaagagaaggtGTCTTTGGAGCTCAGTGAAGAAATTCTTCAGAGTATGGAAGTAGGAATGGCCTTCAAAGACTATGTAAGCAATTCTACCATTACGTTTTCTGTTCTTATTTTAGATTAGGGCAGTGTTTCTAATGTTTTGGGATTTGGCAACctcaaatttgtttttcattgtattcttttctttaattttgtgtGCATATGTTTTTCAGAATGGTAGAATTAGTTCCTTGGACTTTCACAGGGCATCCAGTTATCTAGTAACTGCTAGTGATGATGAATCCATTCGACTGTATGAGGTTACCAGTGGAACGTAAGCCCCATTTTATCTGTTGCTCTAATTATATAGACAATTGAATGAATGATTAGAGAAAATCTTTTTATCCTAAAGTTTATTGTCATTGTTGCATCCTCATATCGATTTACATCTCTAGTATGATTTAAGAAGATTGCATCATTATTTGATTTGATGTGACAAATACTTTCAACAGATTGGgtttattaacatttataaatgaCATAAGATGTAATTTCACAACTACAAATTGTTCAATCATTTACAGCTAAATTGTTAACATTGACTATGGAGCAAATATAGAGCTTAATGGTCATGTTATTGATTCTTTGAAATTTCTTGCCATCCTTCCGTTTGTGTAACTAATCTACATGTGGGCATCAACACATTTTCCATCAGTTGTTTGAAGACAATTAATAGCAAAAAGTATGGGGTTGACCTGGTTTGCTTCACATCTCATCCTACAACTGTTATATACTCTTCGAAAAATGGTTGGGATGGTGTGTTTCTTACTTGCTTTCCTCTTCAATAAACTTGGCATCGGCAGTAAATTTTGTATactcattataaaatttttccATCAATCCAGAATCTTTGCGGCTTCTATCGTTGCATGATAACAAGTATTTGAGATATTTCAAAGGTCACCATGACAGGTTTGGTATCTGACATTTTgtaatatattcatttaaatttcatatcatATGATACAATACTCATGTTCATTCCATTTGATTGTTCTAAAAGAATATCAGTTATTTGCCAGGGTTGTGTCGCTAAGCTTGTGCTCTCGGAAAGACTGCTTTATATCTGGTTCTCTAGATCGAACTGTTTTACTATGGGATCAAAGGGCTGAAAAGTGCCAGGTAGTGTCATGTGCATGCTGTTACTTGCTTattttatgtctttttgtttattatacATCATATAACTTTATAGGGGCTtcttacattaaaaataaatagggACTGTTACGTGTACAAGGAAGGCCTGCTATATCATATGACGATCAAGGACTTGTCTTTGCAGTTGCCTTTGGAGGATTTATAAGAATGTTTGATGCTCGCAAGTATGAAAAGGTTTGCAAATTCAAAATGAGAGTATGAATATGTATAAAGCTTGGCTTTGTCTGTTAATTGTGACACACAGTTATAATCTAATATGGTGAATTTCACTTGCTACAGGGTCCCTTTGAGATATTTTCCGTTGGGGGAGATATGTCTGATGCAAATGTTGTGAAATTTAGTAATGATGGGAGTCTCATTCTTTTAACAACGGCAGATGGGCATATTCATGTGCTTGATTCATTTCGCGGCACACTCGTCAGTATCTTTCCTTGTTTCACTTAATTTATAGTGCTTTGAATTGAAAGGTTttgtgtgtgattttttttctcattacatTTACATAGTTATCCACATATAATGTCACGCCTGTCTCATGCAACTCCACATTAGAAGCTTCTTTCAGCCCCGAGGGAATGTTTGTAATATCTGGTAAGCATTTTCAGATCATTCCAAGAACTTGTGATCATTATTCATTTGGTATACTCATTATTCGCACATTTAAATCTTTATTACACTGTTTGTTTTTGCCTGAAATAGTGTTTTGGAAGGAAGATTTGGATTGAATatgattatattaaaatgtatgCATCATGGTGTGGTTTTTCTGTCTTgtattctcaatttttttcctatttgtGTGATCCTGTTGGTTGCTGCTTACTGCGTGTGTAGGTTTGTTATGCTTAATTTGATAGTTTTACACTTGGATCCTTTGACAGGTTCTGGGGATGGAAGCATCTATGCATGGAGTGTTCGAAGTGGCAAAGAAGTATGATAAGctatattctttctttttcatagCTATTTTCTGTACATATTTTTGTTTGGATAGTAATTTAATAACTGTTAATATAGTTTTTCTCCTATCAGGAGGATATGCTTCCAACTCATCTATCATGTTATTCCTGTTTCATTTTTCAGAATGTTCTACCATTTGATTGTGAATACAGTAATTTATTTCCTATTTGCAAACTGATAATAACAGAATATACTATTTTGAAGCCTGGCAAGTTGTGTGAAATTTGAACTTTTTATGATATGTTTGGATTGCAGTTAGAAAAATTGAGTTTGATTGAATGAAACAGAAAGTCTCATTCAACGAAAAAGCTTTATGGTATTGCTTTGAAAGCAACCCACATTTGGTGCTcaatgaaacaattttttttgtcaaacatCATTACGTGACTTTCAATGCAAAGTAAACTTGGGTTTGGACTTCCAAACGTTAAACCAAATACATACTTAATTATGCATAAAGCGGTTATGCATGAAAAAAGCTTCTAAATTCTACTTCGGGTAACATAGTATTTTCCCTTTGTGAATTTAAGTACGAATAGGACTTACCATTCCaatgttaattcttttttgCCTTGTCTAGGTTGCAAGTTGGAGGAGTGCAACTTCTGATACTGGACCGCCTGTAATAAAGTGGGCTCCTGGAAGTCTAATGTTTGCTACTGGATCATCTGAATTGTCATTCTGGATTCCAGATTTGTCTAAGTTGGGATCCTACGTTGGAAGAAAGTAGAAACAATGCATGGTAAAATTGTTTGCCCATCAACCCACTGAaaggtaatatttttttactaccaCAGTGACAAGTTTTGTCATGGTTTGTAAATATTCTTCTCTGAAGAGCAACGGGTATTTCAATGACCCTCTTAATCTGTACacgttaaaatatttaaatgtatatacCTTCTTTCTGTCAACATGCTTGCTATAGATGTTCATTTGGTGCCCCTGCCAATCAAGATTTTAACCTGTCTTGGGAAGCtcttggcaaaaaaaaaaaactgtcctTGTGAATGGTTGAATTCtggttttgttttcaaatttgacatGCATACTTGAGGTAGGGAATTAACcattgaatttttttccttGCTGAATTGGGGCATGAGTTCCCTTCTTGCCTTTCTTCCATATGGCTATGATACTTTTCCACTTTTAGAAATATGTTGACCAATTTTTATGGGGGCTTCACCCCAAAATTAGTTATTGCATAACTGTACTTCTGCTGGCAGCAACCAGTAGATGAGGGATTGTTGTGTTTTGCAGATATGAGAGAATATGAGGAATCTTCTTGGTCGTAGTTGTTACCTAAGGAAAATATAAACTGCTTGATTATATCTTTATGCAATGGAAGTTAATGAAGTGTCATGCCAGTCTGTTGAACCATTCCACTTGATGACTCAGTTCAGATTGGAGACAGAACTTATGGCATAGACGAAAATCCCCTTTCACAGGAGTTATTAATTAACCTatacaacaatattttttgGCCTGCGATTGTTTTAGTTCGATTAGTTTTCACATACAACAGAAATTGATCGACACTTTTTGTTAGgtgaattttatttgaattagcCCACCACTATACTCTAATCTTCACCTCTGGGAGGATATTATACTAGAAATCCCATATAGTTAGGCAGCACTACAACGATAATCAGAAAACTTGATAGGTCAAGTGTTGTTACTTCTCTCGAGTAATCACCACTCTTATAATCGTTAGATATTGACTTGACATGACATGTGATTGACATGTTAGGACGAGTTTAAGGATGTGAACAAATGAGAAATCCGATGAATAAAAAtcgaaagagaaagaaaatgcaGTGAATGAAAATATGGTGAGAAGAAAAATGAATGTTAGAAATGTTTGGTGTGAAACAAATAGAGAAGATACAACAaaggaaaattataaattataaattatatttaattaaaacttatcAATTAGCTTGCACAGATAATTGGTCGTATTTTTATAGGGTCCTTTATAAATGGATTATCGTTGTATGATAACATATTAGCTGAGTGcttgaaaaatgaaatgaataataTATGACTATTCTAGAATCGGTTACTCTTAGCATTTTAAACACTGAAATCAATTGTAAAGAGATGATAATGGActattttatatacaaaacaTGAAGAGGTGAGActaatgcttttttttttttttttttttactaaatatacTTTTGTATTTTCATATCTATTTTCTTTCTACTAAATTTCTCATAAAAATGTGTTTCCACACTATAGTAGTTTAGAAGCAGGTGAAATAATAAGCTTATTCTTAAGCAGTTGTACCCAAAAAAagcttataatatatatatatatatatatatatatatatatatatatatatatatatatatatatatatatatatatatatatatatatatatacttctaaatacttctaaattatttttaaatatctctAGTATTTTACTCTActattaaaagtattatttttttaataacttctattttcatagtttttaagtgatctaaataaaattatttatttacaaatattaataatcgaaaatttatttagaatttgattatatgaatttatgcgtatttagttaaatatgtataattaacataattttgaaaaattaaatttatttcaatttatatttttaacacttttgttagactttttaaaagtttaacttatttttattaatttgttaagatatagttttattttcacTTACCTTAAGATCAAAaatgtatttgaatttttattttaaggagtaattttattgaaatttaaaaatcaagatGTATCTGTGGATGCCtacatgtatattttttttataaccgtagataattttaatttttacttcaataggggtaaaaaaaatgaaaagttttagatttaaaacaaaaattaaattttggaacgagtgaaaaaattatttgacaCCATCATGCACGCGTCGAGCACCAGAGGAAGAAGAGGGTGCATTGGTGTGAAAGCATGACCATTTAAAGGTTCTTTTACCATTCTAAGTGCATTAGTGTGAAAGCATGACCATTTGAAGGCTTTTTTTATCATTCTAATGTTTATGAAATTGCAACATCTGAGcaagtttcaaaaaattcaagTTTCAGCAAGTGTATAAACTTGGCACGAATTCAAAATGAAGTTGGATTATGTTGAACTCGTTTTATTatagatgaattaaagtttTGCCAAGTGACAATTTATGTAGAAAAAGTTGAAGTCATAACAATTTGAGATGACTTTGATTAAGAATAATCacattttttaactatatactAGAGTTGTATTATGTTATGAcgatttcaattttatttgaagtCATGTCATGATGTAACAATTTCAGTTCTATTTATTTCATTGTAGAATTAAAGTCATCACAATATAATATactttaattcatttaattatagAATTGAAGTCATGCTAACAtgacttttcttttattatagaaaatgtGATTAAACTTAATTGAAGTTATTTCAAACTAGGATGATTTCAACTTTCTCACAAAAATAGTTATGACCTTGCACATTTTTAGTTCATTCATAATGAAGTTGCTTTAGTTTAATAtgactttttttgttttgaagttatACCATACCAACTTGATACAATTTGTCCCacctctaatttttttaacttgcacaatttttgtaatttcataatgaaattacactttaatgataaaagaaatcatAATTAAGATATCCTCATTCCAAATTTCAATATCGACTTTTGTGTTCCAACAAAAGTTACGGGTGTAAAATACCATATTTAATtagtaacttattttttatgtttagatatttgtttcttttattgtttttatattctattgaaactatttaaaaaaattgaattaagtttttatttttggtaaaaaaacTCAATGTGATTTTTTCGTTAAATTGATGTTAGTGTTGTTTGACAATACTGTATGTCAAAATTTGAGTCTGTCATGTGTTAAAATCTAATTATTATGTATCAAAATCTAGACATTTTTATGTTGCATGTTTAAAttagaacaattttaaaataaaaaattattcaaattttgacacatgacaaacttaaattttaacaaatgaTATTATCAAATGTGTTAATGTCAATGTTAATCTAACAAAATATGTCACATTAaatcattttacaaaaatagaataaaaaacaaatataaggataaaaataaataaaaaatataaatataaaaattaaattagtaattaagcctTAATAGTAAAACTAAAAGTTAATGGTTAAGGAGTGTAAGGTTAATGTTAACTAGTTATTTTATTAGAAGGTATATTTGGAAGGTGCGATGAaaaagtgaagagaagaaaaggaaaaatgtaagaaatgagagaaaataaaaaagtaaattagaaAGTTAAGGAAATATATTTCCATTACAATATCATTCTATTAActtattacatttaaaaaaaataatcttataataaattataaaattaaatatgtttttagtaataCTAAAATATGTCttaatcttaaattttgatatagtttaattttcaaaaattttaaatattttaaatataaatagatatagtTATCCTAAAATAATagcattaatatttttttaatgtgttaaaCAACGTTTCAATCTAACATATATTTAGATACTACAGATATATTTAACTTATAATTATACTATACTcataattaatgataatatcatttttaacataaattgttataaaacaatataatatatacctTATCAATTCACATTTACGTAAAAATGTTTCTTACAcacaaacatttttattttttaaattttcaaaatatttattaaaatatattttctgtcTCACTTTTTCTTCCTACAAACAAAGATCGAGTCACGGGTGTCGatacatttcattattgtcTTTGCCGTGAACAGGTGCAGTCGGAGGaaatgaatgaaaagaaaagacgAATATGAACATGTACGATCCTCTACCCTACCTCAATTTTCTTACACaactttttttagtttcaatttttctcTATCTTCGGTTcttcaaaattcaatttctctACCACTTTTTCTTTACTACCAACAGAAGATTGACTCACgggtttaaatatatttacgaGGGTTGATATTTTgaagttcattaaaaaaatattctctatttaataattttaaaaactaatattttagatatatttattttatttttccctttagattttaatattattatattattaaaatagacGTAGTAactttttacaagtgtaaaaatattattttctacgTATAATTGTTGTTCTTGCAATGAATGTACGATCTCTCCGGGTTACGTAATAATATGACATGGTGACATTCTCTACAtctcattacttttttttttcttttactattttagctttcgtatttttcttttcttggtgTCCCcaccattaattttatttactatttaggTGTCCATCTACCATCTTTTTCACATGTCAAAAATACCTTGGTTTCCACTATCTACATTTTTCGGATTGTTTTTATTCAAGGGTTTAGAAAAACCCTTAAATCAGAGCATCTATTTTGGACCAAAATCTTATTATAAATAGTAgtttatattaaagaaaatcttGACTAGGGTGgtaatctttaatttatttccTCATTAATccattctttaattattatcgATTTGATTGTGTCTAAATGTAATAAGACTACTAAGATCttgataattattaataatttttaattaagataaaataataaataaagtgtaACATCacaattaatagaaaaaaaattaaataaaacattacatactttaaaaaaataagcatAAGGTAATATGAAACAACCCTTATATTTATTGGAAAAAACAGTATAAGTCAAATCTCGGTCATTCTTCTGCCTTAGACTATGACCttttgctactctcaccatatGAATCATTCTACTCTATATGTAATCTTACTTCAATCCATAGTGTGAGGGCCCCTTTTTATTTTTGCCCtaaaagttagtgggctgcccttgtaagtgggcctaaggtcGGCCCAACAGATAAAGTcattaggtctgccctaaacatTTCACTTCTTCGCATTTTCAGAAAATTGTTATCCTTGCATTAGAGCCGCAGCCGTCTTctacctctgctagggtttggggaCCATCGTGAGCACGCCAGTTCGAACCCGTTTCCCTTCCTACGTAAGTGCTCCTTCTGTTTGTGTCTGTTTTCCCCCACTGTCACCCTAAGTAACTAATGTTTTCGCTGTTGGTCATGGTTTCCAGCTCTTGGAGTCGCCTCTTGAGGACTGCGTTCCATTGTTTAGGGTCAAGCTCGTGTCGGGTCTTTTGCTAGCTTAATCCCAGGtgagggaagctagaaccctatTGTTCGGTATAAAAATGGTTGCTTTGATGTTATTCCGTGATTTTCGTGCTTATATGTGACTGTGAGCGTATGGTGTGAGCTGATTTGTTGTTTGGGTATGAAACTGTGCTGATGGCAGAGAGGAATAGTGGCAGAGTCTGAtagactcgcctaggcgaacctgtctcgcctaggcgagagttacAGGGGCTCGCTTAAATATTTCCTCGCGAggggtcgcccaggcgacccactATACGTTTTGGGCGAGCGAACCACTCGCCC contains:
- the LOC114175586 gene encoding protein ANTHESIS POMOTING FACTOR 1 isoform X2; this encodes MGGTQTEREEKVSLELSEEILQSMEVGMAFKDYNGRISSLDFHRASSYLVTASDDESIRLYEVTSGTCLKTINSKKYGVDLVCFTSHPTTVIYSSKNESLRLLSLHDNKYLRYFKGHHDRVVSLSLCSRKDCFISGSLDRTVLLWDQRAEKCQGLLRVQGRPAISYDDQGLVFAVAFGGFIRMFDARKYEKGPFEIFSVGGDMSDANVVKFSNDGSLILLTTADGHIHVLDSFRGTLLSTYNVTPVSCNSTLEASFSPEGMFVISGSGDGSIYAWSVRSGKEVASWRSATSDTGPPVIKWAPGSLMFATGSSELSFWIPDLSKLGSYVGRK
- the LOC114175586 gene encoding protein ANTHESIS POMOTING FACTOR 1 isoform X1, which codes for MGGTQTEREEKVSLELSEEILQSMEVGMAFKDYNGRISSLDFHRASSYLVTASDDESIRLYEVTSGTCLKTINSKKYGVDLVCFTSHPTTVIYSSKNGWDESLRLLSLHDNKYLRYFKGHHDRVVSLSLCSRKDCFISGSLDRTVLLWDQRAEKCQGLLRVQGRPAISYDDQGLVFAVAFGGFIRMFDARKYEKGPFEIFSVGGDMSDANVVKFSNDGSLILLTTADGHIHVLDSFRGTLLSTYNVTPVSCNSTLEASFSPEGMFVISGSGDGSIYAWSVRSGKEVASWRSATSDTGPPVIKWAPGSLMFATGSSELSFWIPDLSKLGSYVGRK